In Brachybacterium saurashtrense, the genomic stretch TGGAACACCATCGCCGCCTCGGACCACCGCCACCGACGCAGCTGCCCGGCGCTCATGGTGGTGACGTCCCGCCGCCGGCCGTCCTCGCCGGTGAACGTGATCGAGCCGCCGGTGATCTCGCCGAGGGTGGGCAGCAGGCGCAGCAGCGCGAGGCCCAGGGTGGTCTTGCCGCAGCCGGACTCGCCCACCAGGGCGAGGGAGGTCTCGGGATAGAGGTCGAAGCTCACCCCGCGCAGCGCCCGCACCCGGGTGTCCTTCCCGGTGCGGTAGGCGACCTGGAGGTCCTTCGCGGAGAGCACCGGGTGCTCGGAGGGCGGGGTCGCGGGGCCCGGCGCGGCGGCGTCGGCCGCACCGGCGAGCGGGGTGGAGGGCGTGGGAGGAGGCGTGGTCGCGGGCATCAGCGGTCCCTCAGTCGGGGGTTGAGGATCTCTTCGAGGGTGCGGGTGAGGAGGATCAGTCCCAGCTGGAGCAGCACGATCATGGTGACCGGGGCGATGATGTAGGGCATCGCGTCCGGGTTGAACATCGCGCCCTTGGTCCACGCGTCGTTGATCATGATCCCCCAGTTGTTGCCCCGCTGCGGCGCCAGGCCCAGCAGGTACAGGCCCACCATCGCGTAGATCGCGTTGGTGACGGCGATGATGAAGTTGATGAGGATGTAGCTGGCCATGTTGGGGACGATCTCCCCGAACACGATCCGCACCCATCCCACGTCCAGCAGCTGCGCCGCCTCGACGAACTCGCGCTCCTTGAGGGAGAGCACCTGGGCGCGGATGGAGCGCATCAGCACCGGCCAGCTCAGCGTGCCGATGATGACGGCGAGCAGGGTGGGCGAGTCGAGCTTGTAGAAGGCGCCCACCACGGCCAGCAGCACGATCTGCGGGATCGTCATGACCACGTCGGTGAGCTGGAGCATCAGCGCATCGAAGCGCCCGCCGAAGTAGCCGGCCAGGGATCCGATCGCGACCGCGATGACGGTGGTGATGGCCGCGGCGAGGAACCCGACCATGAGCACGGTGCGCCCGCCGGTGACCAGGAGGTGGAGGGTGTCCTTGCCGCCTCCTTCGAGTCCCAGCCAGTGCGCGGAGCTGGGGGCCTCCCAGGCCCGGGCAGGATCGCCCGGCACGCTCGTGCCCATGATCAGCGGGCCGATCAGGGAGACGGCGAGGATCGCGAGCACCAGGAGCAGGCCGATGAATCCGGCGGTGCTGCGGGTGAGCTCGCTGAGCAGGCGCCGCAGCGGGCTCACGCCGGCGGAGGCCGACGGGGCGGGCAGTCCCGCCTCCGGATCGGTGACCGGGGGTGATGTGGTGGTCATGCCGCTCCTCCTTCGCCCAGGCGGATCCGCGGGTCGAGGGCCGCGTTGACGAGATCGGCGGCGAGGTTGGCGAGCACCACGGTGATGGTGACCACCAGCAGCACGCCCTGGATCGTGGGGTAGTCGCGGGAGTTGATCGACTCGAACAGCAGCAGACCCACACCCTCGTAGGAGAAGGTCTGCTCCACGAAGATGGCGCCGCCCACGATGAACCCGGCCTGGGTGGCGATCTGGGCGATCAGCGGCAGCAGGGCGTTGCGGCCCACGTAGTTGCCCTGGATGCGGGCGTCCTTGAGGCCGCGGGCCCGGGCCACGGTCACGTAGTCCTCCCCCAGCACCTGCGTGGTGGAGGCCTTCATGATCAGGGCCCAGGTGCCCACGGTGGTGAGGATGTAGGTGAGCATCGGCAACGTGGCGTGGTAGCCGATGTCGGAGAGGAAGCGGAAGGACAGCTCCGGCTCCACCCCGGGGGAGACGTTCCCGCGCATCCGGGTGTAGTCGATGACGCCCAGCTGCACCGCCCCGACCACCACGATGAGGATCGCGAGCAGGTAGTTCGGGATGGCGTGGAGGCCGCTGCCGATGATGGAGACGGCGTGGTCGATGACGCCGCCGCGGCGATAGGCCATGATCATGCCCAGCAGCAGGCCCACGGTGATGGAGATCAGCAGGGCCAGGCCCACGCTGTACAGGGTCCAGGGCAGGTACTGGGCGATCTTCTCGGTGACGGTCACGCCGGGGGTGGCGATCGAGGTGCCCATGTCCCCGCGCAGCAGTCCCAGCAGGTAGTCGAGGTACTGCCGCCAGATCGGGGTGGAGGGGTCGAACCGGAAGTAGTTCTGCGCCTCGGCGGCGGCCTGCTCGTAGCTCTTCCCGTACAGCGCGATCTGCTGGTTGATGTACACGTCCACCGGGTTGCCGGGCAGCAGGCGCACCATGAGGAACACACCGGTGGCCACCACCCAGATCACGAACACCGAGCGCAGGAGCCGGCGCAGCAGGAAGGAATGGTAGATCCTGTGCCTGAGGGAGGCCCGGGGGCGCCGGCCCTGCGGCGCGGTGCGCTCGTGGTCGCCGTGGACGCCGGGCGCGTCGCGCGTCGCGGAGCGCTCCGGGCCGCCGGGGCTCCCGGGCACCGAGATGTCCGTGCTCATGCTCCTCCTCGTGGTCACCGGTGGATGGTGGGAACTGTAAGCCCGCTCACAGCCCCGCGGGGGCGGTTTTCAGGTCACGATTTGAGCAACTTCGCTCGACTGAACCGTTATCTGCTCAGATTCACGCGTCGCCGACCGGTGGGCACCGCCCCGGGTCCACACCGCGGAAAGCGCTTGAGCGACACCGTTCCCCACCGCGAGACTCGACCTCCTGGGACTGTCCTGCGCCACCCGGCCGCACCCTTCACCGTCGAACGCAGTCCCGAGGAGAGCCCGCCATGCTCAGCCGTCGTCGCACCCTCGCCCTGCTCGCCGCCGCGGGCACCGGCTCCGTCCTCGCCGCCTGCGGCCCCAACGCACCCTCGTCCTCCTCCGCCGAGGGCTCCGCGCTGCGGGTCTACTGGTGGGGGGCGGAGCTCCGCGCCGGGCTCACCCAGGAGGTGCTGGACATGTTCACGCAGGACCACCCTGATCTCGCCATCGCCCCGGAGTACTCGGAGTGGTCGAGCTACTGGGACAAGCTCGCCACGCAGACCGCCGGCGGCACCGCGCCGGACGTCATCCAGATGGACGAGGCCTACATCGACTCCTACGGCAGCAACGGGTCGCTGCTGGACCTCGAGTCCGTCCCCGACGTGCTGGACCTCTCGGCGATGGACGAGGCGATCCTCGAGACGGGCCGTCTCTCGGACGGGACCCTCGTGGGCGCGCCGAACGGCTTCAACCTGTACGCGACGGGCATGAACCCGGCCGTGCTGGAGAGGGCCGGGATCGAGCTGCCGGACGACACCACGTGGACCTGGGACGACTTCCTCGCCCTGTGCCAGGAGCTCACCGAATGGGGCCGGAGCTCCGGCGAGAACGTCTTCGGGACCAGC encodes the following:
- a CDS encoding ABC transporter permease, which produces MTTTSPPVTDPEAGLPAPSASAGVSPLRRLLSELTRSTAGFIGLLLVLAILAVSLIGPLIMGTSVPGDPARAWEAPSSAHWLGLEGGGKDTLHLLVTGGRTVLMVGFLAAAITTVIAVAIGSLAGYFGGRFDALMLQLTDVVMTIPQIVLLAVVGAFYKLDSPTLLAVIIGTLSWPVLMRSIRAQVLSLKEREFVEAAQLLDVGWVRIVFGEIVPNMASYILINFIIAVTNAIYAMVGLYLLGLAPQRGNNWGIMINDAWTKGAMFNPDAMPYIIAPVTMIVLLQLGLILLTRTLEEILNPRLRDR
- a CDS encoding ABC transporter permease; the protein is MSTDISVPGSPGGPERSATRDAPGVHGDHERTAPQGRRPRASLRHRIYHSFLLRRLLRSVFVIWVVATGVFLMVRLLPGNPVDVYINQQIALYGKSYEQAAAEAQNYFRFDPSTPIWRQYLDYLLGLLRGDMGTSIATPGVTVTEKIAQYLPWTLYSVGLALLISITVGLLLGMIMAYRRGGVIDHAVSIIGSGLHAIPNYLLAILIVVVGAVQLGVIDYTRMRGNVSPGVEPELSFRFLSDIGYHATLPMLTYILTTVGTWALIMKASTTQVLGEDYVTVARARGLKDARIQGNYVGRNALLPLIAQIATQAGFIVGGAIFVEQTFSYEGVGLLLFESINSRDYPTIQGVLLVVTITVVLANLAADLVNAALDPRIRLGEGGAA